From the genome of Amycolatopsis sp. NBC_01488, one region includes:
- a CDS encoding NYN domain-containing protein — protein MHPQPLVPEPPEDPAGPSGVASRAEQGEEPGERPDPATWPALPEPVRDRIAELSAAAVAKLPATDVPRQLRPVAKFAPAKRAKLGGAALLAALGESSQFRTAVIEWLREHRTDALDPNAADSVAAAAAAVLLGESGAAGRVRLVAKNAEENALRAERDAALARSQRLEGELTLLRVELAEAKKAAESARGEREAEVEKLLKRLREQGVQLRQAKDAAEAAAAETARGSAVRAEEIAALTAQLERERRRVATERARAERAAADADIARQSAREAREADEVRLALLIDTIDGAVTGLRRELALGARGARPADMVRGASTGIGQGGKIADVSTLDRYLALPGVHLIVDGYNVTKTGYPELALADQRDRLIHQLSALAARTSAEVTVVFDGAGVLSVPASVPRGVRVLFSDRGVLADDVIRNLVAAEPAGRPMVVATSDRAVADSVRGGGAHPTPSAVLVSRLSRV, from the coding sequence ATGCACCCGCAGCCGCTCGTGCCGGAGCCGCCCGAGGACCCCGCCGGTCCGTCGGGTGTCGCGTCGCGGGCGGAGCAGGGCGAGGAGCCCGGAGAACGGCCGGATCCGGCCACCTGGCCGGCGCTGCCCGAGCCGGTCCGCGACCGGATCGCCGAGCTGTCGGCGGCCGCCGTCGCGAAGCTGCCGGCCACGGACGTGCCCCGTCAGCTGCGGCCCGTCGCCAAGTTCGCCCCGGCCAAGCGGGCGAAGCTGGGCGGTGCCGCGCTGCTCGCCGCCCTCGGCGAGTCGTCCCAGTTCCGCACCGCGGTCATCGAGTGGCTGCGTGAGCACCGGACCGACGCGCTCGACCCGAACGCGGCCGACTCGGTCGCCGCGGCGGCCGCCGCCGTCCTGCTCGGCGAGTCCGGCGCCGCCGGGCGCGTCCGGCTCGTCGCCAAGAACGCCGAGGAAAACGCCCTGCGCGCCGAACGCGACGCCGCGCTGGCCCGCAGCCAGCGCCTCGAAGGCGAGCTCACGCTGCTTCGCGTGGAACTCGCCGAAGCGAAGAAAGCCGCCGAGAGCGCGCGGGGCGAGCGCGAGGCCGAAGTCGAGAAGCTCTTGAAGCGCCTTCGCGAGCAAGGCGTCCAGCTCCGTCAGGCCAAGGACGCGGCCGAAGCGGCGGCCGCCGAAACCGCTCGCGGGTCCGCGGTCCGCGCCGAAGAGATCGCCGCGCTCACCGCCCAGCTCGAGCGCGAACGCCGGCGCGTCGCCACCGAACGCGCCCGGGCCGAGCGCGCGGCCGCCGACGCCGACATCGCCCGTCAGTCCGCCCGCGAGGCCCGCGAAGCCGACGAAGTGCGGTTGGCGCTGCTCATCGACACCATCGACGGCGCGGTCACCGGCCTGCGCCGCGAGCTCGCCCTCGGCGCCCGCGGCGCCCGGCCGGCCGACATGGTCCGGGGCGCCAGCACCGGCATCGGCCAGGGCGGGAAGATCGCCGACGTGTCCACGTTGGACCGCTACCTGGCGCTGCCCGGCGTGCACCTGATCGTCGACGGCTACAACGTCACCAAGACCGGCTACCCCGAGCTGGCGCTGGCCGACCAGCGCGACCGGCTGATCCACCAGCTGTCCGCGCTGGCCGCGCGCACCTCGGCCGAGGTGACGGTCGTGTTCGACGGCGCGGGCGTGCTGTCGGTCCCCGCTTCGGTGCCCCGCGGGGTGCGGGTGCTGTTCTCCGACCGCGGGGTCCTCGCCGACGACGTGATCCGCAACCTCGTCGCGGCCGAGCCCGCGGGCCGGCCCATGGTCGTCGCGACGTCCGACCGCGCGGTGGCGGACTCCGTGCGGGGCGGTGGGGCGCACCCGACGCCGTCCGCCGTGCTGGTCAGCCGCCTGTCGCGGGTGTGA
- a CDS encoding DEDD exonuclease domain-containing protein: MRSTQAQLAFDELGTPLRDTTFVVFDLETTGAAPGPAGITEIGAVKVRAGEVLGEFATLVNPGLPIPPQIVSLTGITQAMVYDAPPIEEVLPAFLEFIGGSVLVAHNSGFDTSHMRAACEGHGYVWPKLTVVCTVRLARRVVPRDEVGRYNLTALALLFGARTRPTHRALDDARATVDVLHGLLERVGNLGVHSLEELMGYLPEVTVAQRAKRHLAADLPSAPGVYLFKGPKDEVLYVGTAKDLRRRVRTYFTGSEGRSRIREMVALAERVDHVVCAHALEAEVRELRLIAAHRPAYNRRSKNRHQGWWIGLTEEAFPRLSVVRLPRPGVLGPFRNQADAKATADTLAGASGLRTCTQRISPRTANGTPCVLAELGRCGAPCAGRQSVEAYVPAVESASGLIAGVHGGPLHVAAAHVERLAEGRHYEQAARHRDELAGLIRALGRAHRQTALASIAELIAAGPDGNGGWDLVVIRYGRLASAGVARRGVPPMPVVEALVASAETVLPDPGPLNGAPPEEVRVLLRWLARPGVRLVRTTRPWAEPAAVAGWRGWLDLVSTAHSLEHVG, from the coding sequence ATGCGTTCGACCCAGGCACAGCTCGCGTTCGACGAGCTCGGAACTCCGTTGCGGGACACGACTTTCGTGGTGTTCGACCTCGAGACGACCGGGGCGGCGCCGGGGCCGGCGGGCATCACCGAGATCGGCGCGGTGAAGGTCCGCGCGGGCGAGGTGCTGGGCGAGTTCGCGACGCTCGTCAACCCGGGGCTGCCGATCCCGCCGCAGATCGTGTCGCTCACGGGCATCACGCAGGCGATGGTCTACGACGCGCCGCCGATCGAGGAGGTGCTTCCGGCGTTCCTGGAGTTCATCGGCGGTTCGGTGCTGGTGGCGCACAACTCGGGGTTCGACACGTCCCACATGCGGGCGGCCTGCGAGGGCCACGGGTACGTGTGGCCGAAGCTGACGGTCGTCTGCACGGTCCGGCTGGCGCGGCGGGTGGTGCCGCGCGACGAGGTGGGCCGGTACAACCTGACGGCGCTGGCGTTGCTGTTCGGCGCGCGGACGCGGCCGACGCACCGGGCGCTCGACGACGCGCGGGCGACGGTCGACGTGCTGCACGGGCTGCTGGAGCGCGTCGGGAACCTGGGCGTCCACTCACTCGAGGAGCTGATGGGCTACCTGCCCGAGGTCACGGTGGCGCAGCGGGCGAAGCGGCACCTGGCGGCGGACCTGCCGTCGGCACCGGGCGTCTACCTCTTCAAGGGGCCGAAGGACGAGGTCCTCTACGTCGGCACGGCGAAGGACCTGCGGCGGCGCGTGCGGACGTACTTCACGGGCTCGGAGGGGCGCAGCCGGATCCGCGAGATGGTCGCGCTGGCCGAGCGCGTCGACCACGTCGTGTGCGCGCACGCGCTGGAGGCCGAGGTGCGGGAGCTGCGGCTGATCGCGGCGCACCGGCCCGCGTACAACCGGCGGTCGAAGAACCGGCACCAGGGCTGGTGGATCGGGCTGACGGAGGAGGCGTTCCCGCGGCTGTCGGTGGTCCGGCTGCCGCGGCCGGGGGTGCTGGGCCCGTTCCGCAACCAGGCGGACGCGAAGGCGACGGCGGACACGCTGGCCGGCGCGTCGGGGCTGCGGACGTGCACCCAGCGGATCTCGCCCCGGACAGCGAACGGGACCCCGTGCGTGCTGGCGGAGCTGGGGCGCTGCGGGGCACCGTGCGCGGGGCGGCAGAGCGTGGAGGCGTACGTCCCGGCGGTCGAGTCGGCGTCGGGCCTGATCGCGGGCGTGCACGGCGGCCCGCTGCACGTGGCGGCGGCCCACGTCGAGCGCTTGGCGGAGGGCCGTCACTACGAGCAGGCGGCCCGCCACCGCGACGAGCTGGCCGGCTTGATCCGCGCGCTCGGCCGGGCCCACCGCCAGACGGCGCTGGCCTCGATCGCGGAGCTGATCGCGGCGGGCCCCGACGGCAACGGCGGCTGGGACCTGGTGGTGATCCGCTACGGCCGCCTGGCCTCGGCGGGAGTAGCACGGCGCGGGGTGCCCCCGATGCCGGTGGTCGAGGCGCTGGTCGCCTCGGCGGAGACGGTGCTCCCGGACCCGGGCCCGTTGAACGGGGCGCCACCGGAGGAGGTGAGGGTGCTGTTGCGCTGGCTGGCCCGCCCGGGGGTCAGGCTGGTGAGGACGACCCGCCCCTGGGCCGAGCCGGCCGCGGTGGCCGGCTGGCGGGGATGGCTGGACCTGGTCTCGACGGCGCACTCACTGGAGCACGTGGGCTGA
- a CDS encoding Lrp/AsnC family transcriptional regulator: MITAIVLIQVEADAIPDAAQAIADIDGVGEVYSCAGDVDLIATVKVSAHEELADLIPGRIGKVPGVLDTVTHIAFRSYSRADTEQAFAIGAED, from the coding sequence GTGATCACCGCGATCGTGTTGATCCAGGTAGAGGCGGACGCGATCCCGGACGCGGCGCAGGCGATCGCCGACATCGACGGCGTCGGCGAGGTCTACTCGTGCGCCGGGGACGTCGACCTCATCGCGACCGTCAAGGTGTCCGCGCACGAGGAGCTGGCCGACCTCATCCCGGGCCGGATCGGGAAGGTGCCGGGGGTGCTCGACACCGTCACGCACATCGCGTTCCGGTCGTACTCCCGCGCCGACACCGAGCAGGCCTTCGCGATCGGCGCCGAGGATTGA
- a CDS encoding YdeI/OmpD-associated family protein, translating to MSELPEELAAALAAAPDANAAFEALPPSHRREYVQWVAEAKKAETRVSRAEKAVQRLRDNA from the coding sequence TTGAGCGAGCTCCCGGAGGAACTGGCCGCCGCGCTCGCCGCGGCGCCGGACGCGAACGCCGCGTTCGAGGCCCTGCCGCCGTCACACCGGCGCGAGTACGTCCAGTGGGTGGCCGAGGCCAAGAAGGCCGAGACGCGCGTCTCGAGGGCGGAGAAGGCCGTACAGCGGCTCCGCGACAACGCCTGA
- the qcrB gene encoding cytochrome bc1 complex cytochrome b subunit, giving the protein MSSLTTPTKGSSPVEKALGDAANNADQRYHAAKGLRHQMNKVFPTHWSFLLGEIALYSFIILLLTGVYLTLFFDPSMQEVVYHGSFKNMQGLEMSRAFATTLDLSFDVRGGLFMRQLHHWAALIFVAAMAVHMLRIFFTGAFRRPREANWVIGGLLLILGCFEGFFGYSLPDDLLSGTGIRATLSGIVLSVPVIGTWIHWALFGGEFPGDQIIPRLYTLHILLLPGIMLALVGAHLALVWYQKHTQFPGVRRKETNVVGVRIMPYFALKGGAFFTLVIGVLALMSGLFQINPVWNFGPYNPAQVSAGSQPDWYMAWADGMLRIWPAWEVYLGNYTIPAVFFPGAIGMPILFGLLLGYPFIERKLSKDIAHHNLLQRPRDAPVRTALGAMALGFFAVIELSGFNDIIADQFDISLNATTWAGRIGVLIVPPVAYYLTYRLCLGLQRADREVLEHGVETGIIKRLPHGEFIEIHQPLAGVDSHGHAIPLEYQGASVPKKMNKLGSAGAAVPGTLWSPDPAEETAALQRAHGNGHGETGGEIGQHGQHGEFDSAETASAAKQPDH; this is encoded by the coding sequence ATGAGTTCACTCACCACGCCGACCAAGGGGTCGAGCCCGGTCGAAAAGGCGTTGGGCGACGCCGCGAACAACGCCGACCAGCGCTACCACGCGGCCAAGGGCCTGCGGCACCAGATGAACAAGGTCTTCCCGACCCACTGGTCGTTCCTGCTGGGCGAGATCGCGCTCTACAGCTTCATCATCCTGCTGCTCACCGGGGTGTACCTGACGCTGTTCTTCGACCCCTCCATGCAGGAGGTCGTCTACCACGGCAGCTTCAAGAACATGCAGGGCCTGGAGATGTCGCGGGCCTTCGCCACCACGCTGGACCTGTCGTTCGACGTGCGCGGCGGGCTGTTCATGCGGCAGCTGCACCACTGGGCCGCGTTGATCTTCGTCGCGGCGATGGCCGTGCACATGCTGCGCATCTTCTTCACCGGCGCGTTCCGGCGCCCGCGTGAGGCGAACTGGGTGATCGGCGGGCTGCTGCTGATCCTGGGCTGCTTCGAGGGCTTCTTCGGCTATTCGCTGCCCGATGACTTGCTCTCCGGGACGGGTATCCGCGCGACGCTCTCGGGCATCGTGTTGTCGGTGCCGGTGATCGGGACCTGGATCCACTGGGCGCTGTTCGGCGGGGAGTTCCCGGGCGACCAGATCATCCCGCGGTTGTACACGCTGCACATCCTGCTGCTGCCGGGGATCATGCTGGCGCTGGTCGGGGCGCACCTGGCGTTGGTGTGGTACCAGAAGCACACCCAGTTCCCGGGGGTGCGGCGCAAGGAGACCAACGTCGTCGGGGTGCGGATCATGCCGTACTTCGCGCTCAAGGGCGGGGCGTTCTTCACCCTGGTCATCGGGGTGCTGGCGTTGATGTCGGGGCTGTTCCAGATCAACCCGGTGTGGAACTTCGGCCCGTACAACCCGGCGCAGGTGTCGGCGGGCTCGCAGCCCGACTGGTACATGGCCTGGGCCGACGGCATGCTCCGGATCTGGCCCGCCTGGGAGGTCTACCTCGGGAACTACACGATCCCGGCGGTGTTCTTCCCCGGCGCGATCGGCATGCCGATCCTGTTCGGCCTGCTGCTCGGCTACCCGTTCATCGAGCGGAAGCTGTCCAAGGACATCGCGCACCACAACCTGCTCCAGCGGCCGCGTGACGCACCGGTCCGCACCGCGCTGGGCGCGATGGCGCTGGGCTTCTTCGCCGTCATCGAGCTGTCGGGCTTCAACGACATCATCGCCGACCAGTTCGACATCTCGCTGAACGCGACGACGTGGGCGGGCCGCATCGGCGTGCTGATCGTGCCGCCGGTGGCCTACTACCTGACCTACCGGCTCTGCCTGGGCCTGCAGCGGGCCGACCGCGAGGTGCTGGAGCACGGCGTCGAGACCGGCATCATCAAGCGGCTGCCGCACGGTGAGTTCATCGAGATCCACCAGCCGCTGGCCGGCGTCGACAGCCACGGCCACGCGATCCCGCTCGAGTACCAGGGCGCTTCGGTGCCGAAGAAGATGAACAAGCTGGGCTCGGCCGGTGCGGCGGTCCCGGGCACGTTGTGGTCGCCGGACCCGGCCGAGGAGACCGCCGCGCTGCAGCGGGCCCACGGCAACGGCCACGGCGAGACCGGCGGCGAAATCGGCCAGCACGGCCAGCACGGCGAGTTCGACTCCGCCGAGACGGCGTCGGCAGCCAAGCAGCCGGACCACTAG
- the qcrA gene encoding cytochrome bc1 complex Rieske iron-sulfur subunit yields MSAEGPKPPSEAELAEMDRDQLLKLGGELDGVEIVEYPTPWPVEGTRAERRAERLVAFWFGLSALAGIGFVVSLIWWPWQYQAPDNESGYFWYSLYTPMLGITLGLAILGLGIGVILYTKKFVPAEVAVQERHDGDGEGSPEVDRATFLAHLSDAGSRSTIARRSLIKRSAIAGAGALGLAAAALPLASFIKNPWKDSDNRASLWHTGWQPNFPGEKVYLRRDTGKPLEDGEQVSLVKAEDLDAGAMETVFPYRDSEKGKPELLAAALTRIDNPVMLIRLRPTDAAKVVKRSGQEDFNFGDLYAYTKICSHVGCPTSLYEQRTNRILCPCHQSQFDALHYAKPIFGPATRPLAQLPITVDEEGYLIARGDFIEAIGPAFWERKS; encoded by the coding sequence ATGAGTGCCGAGGGGCCTAAGCCGCCGTCGGAGGCGGAGCTGGCTGAGATGGACCGGGACCAGCTGCTGAAGCTGGGCGGGGAGCTCGACGGCGTCGAGATCGTCGAGTACCCGACGCCGTGGCCCGTGGAGGGCACCCGCGCGGAAAGGCGGGCCGAGCGCCTGGTGGCGTTCTGGTTCGGCCTGTCCGCGCTGGCCGGGATCGGGTTCGTCGTCTCGCTCATCTGGTGGCCGTGGCAGTACCAGGCGCCGGACAACGAGAGCGGCTACTTCTGGTACAGCCTCTACACCCCGATGCTCGGCATCACGCTCGGCCTGGCCATCCTCGGCCTGGGCATCGGCGTGATCCTGTACACGAAGAAGTTCGTGCCCGCCGAGGTCGCGGTCCAGGAGCGCCACGACGGCGACGGCGAGGGGTCGCCCGAGGTCGACCGCGCGACGTTCCTCGCGCACCTGTCCGACGCCGGCAGCCGCAGCACGATCGCCCGCCGGTCGCTGATCAAGCGGTCGGCGATCGCCGGGGCCGGCGCGCTGGGCCTCGCGGCCGCAGCGCTGCCGCTGGCGTCCTTCATCAAGAACCCGTGGAAGGACAGCGACAACCGGGCGTCGCTCTGGCACACCGGCTGGCAGCCGAACTTCCCCGGCGAGAAGGTCTACCTGCGCCGCGACACCGGCAAGCCGCTGGAAGACGGCGAGCAGGTCAGCCTCGTCAAGGCCGAGGACCTCGACGCCGGCGCCATGGAGACGGTCTTCCCGTACCGCGACTCCGAGAAGGGCAAGCCGGAGCTGCTGGCCGCCGCGCTGACCCGGATCGACAACCCGGTCATGCTGATCCGCCTGCGCCCGACCGACGCCGCCAAGGTGGTCAAGCGGTCCGGCCAGGAGGACTTCAACTTCGGCGACCTGTACGCGTACACGAAGATCTGCAGCCACGTCGGCTGCCCGACCTCCCTGTACGAGCAGCGGACCAACCGCATCCTGTGCCCGTGCCACCAGTCGCAGTTCGACGCCCTCCACTACGCCAAGCCGATCTTCGGCCCGGCGACCCGTCCGCTGGCCCAGCTACCGATCACGGTGGACGAAGAGGGATACTTGATCGCGCGAGGCGACTTCATCGAGGCCATCGGTCCGGCCTTTTGGGAGCGTAAGTCATGA
- the qcrC gene encoding cytochrome bc1 complex diheme cytochrome c subunit, protein MTTSTKTSERRYRARSKLRRRFAGLLALGIALVGAGALYAVFAPEPQTAQAQGTPAQLRLGEQVYNNTCIACHGANLEGVKDRGPSLIGIGDAAVYFQTSSGRMPAARQEAQIERKPPKLTEAEIDAVGAYIQAHGGGVQRPAEKGEALRGSDPARGGELFRLNCASCHNFTGRGGALSAGKYAPNLDPASEEQIYTAMLTGPQNMPKFSDRQLSPEEKKDIVAYVKSVSDGNNDPGGNGLGGVGPASEGVIAFIVGIAALIGVTLWIGSKA, encoded by the coding sequence ATGACCACCAGCACCAAAACCTCGGAGCGCCGGTACCGCGCGCGGTCGAAGCTGCGGAGGCGGTTCGCCGGCCTGCTCGCGCTCGGTATCGCGCTGGTGGGCGCCGGCGCCCTGTACGCCGTGTTCGCCCCGGAGCCGCAGACCGCGCAGGCCCAGGGCACGCCGGCGCAGCTGCGTCTCGGCGAGCAGGTCTACAACAACACCTGCATCGCCTGCCACGGCGCGAACCTCGAGGGCGTGAAGGACCGCGGGCCGAGCCTGATCGGCATCGGCGACGCCGCGGTGTACTTCCAGACTTCTTCCGGCCGGATGCCCGCCGCGCGCCAGGAGGCGCAGATCGAGCGGAAGCCGCCGAAGCTGACCGAGGCCGAGATCGACGCGGTCGGCGCCTACATCCAGGCGCACGGCGGCGGCGTCCAGCGCCCCGCGGAGAAGGGCGAGGCCCTGCGCGGGTCCGACCCGGCCCGCGGTGGCGAGCTGTTCCGCCTCAACTGCGCGTCGTGCCACAACTTCACCGGCCGCGGCGGTGCGCTGTCCGCCGGCAAGTACGCGCCGAACCTGGACCCGGCCAGCGAAGAGCAGATCTACACGGCCATGCTCACCGGCCCGCAGAACATGCCGAAGTTCTCCGACCGGCAGCTGTCGCCGGAGGAGAAGAAGGACATCGTCGCCTACGTGAAGTCGGTGTCCGACGGCAACAATGACCCAGGTGGGAACGGCCTCGGCGGGGTCGGCCCCGCTTCCGAGGGCGTGATCGCCTTCATCGTCGGGATCGCCGCGCTGATCGGCGTGACGTTGTGGATTGGATCGAAGGCATGA
- the ctaE gene encoding aa3-type cytochrome oxidase subunit III translates to MRRVTTAAPTISQRVHSLNRPNMVSVGTIVWLSSELMFFAGLFAMFFTVKAQNSSGQWPPPLHGEEFHLNVAYAIPFTVILVLSSLTCQFGVFAAERGDVYGLRRWYIITLIMGAIFVAGQANEYHNLVDEGMTIPSGPFGTVFFLATGFHGLHVIGGLFAFVYLLIRTKLSKFTPAQATSAIVVSYYWHFVDIVWVGLFGVIYLLP, encoded by the coding sequence ATGCGACGCGTGACAACGGCAGCTCCCACCATCAGTCAGCGGGTCCACTCGCTGAACCGGCCGAACATGGTCAGTGTCGGCACCATCGTGTGGCTTTCCAGCGAGCTGATGTTCTTCGCCGGACTGTTCGCGATGTTCTTCACCGTCAAGGCGCAGAACTCGTCCGGCCAGTGGCCGCCGCCGCTGCACGGCGAGGAGTTCCACCTCAACGTGGCGTACGCGATCCCGTTCACGGTGATCCTCGTGCTGTCCTCGCTGACCTGCCAGTTCGGCGTGTTCGCCGCCGAGCGCGGCGACGTCTACGGCCTGCGCCGCTGGTACATCATCACGTTGATCATGGGCGCGATCTTCGTCGCCGGCCAGGCCAACGAGTACCACAACCTGGTCGACGAGGGGATGACGATCCCGTCCGGCCCGTTCGGCACGGTCTTCTTCCTCGCGACCGGCTTCCACGGCCTGCACGTCATCGGCGGGCTCTTCGCCTTCGTGTACCTGCTCATCCGCACGAAACTGAGCAAGTTCACGCCCGCCCAGGCCACGTCGGCGATCGTCGTGTCCTACTACTGGCACTTCGTCGACATCGTGTGGGTCGGCCTCTTCGGCGTGATCTACCTCCTTCCGTAG
- the trpD gene encoding anthranilate phosphoribosyltransferase, translating into MTTPVPRTWPPLLKQLVARVDLSEEDTAWAMDQIMSGAASPARIAGFAVALRAKGETPSEIAGMAATMLAHARKVELDRPAVDIVGTGGDGSNSVNISTMATIVTAAAGAPVAKHGNRSASSKSGAADVLEALGVTISLPPEDVQRSLTEVGVGFFLASAFHPALRHAGPVRGELGIPTTFNLLGPLTNPAQPGSALIGCAYEDKTHVLAEVFARRGTRALIVRGDDGLDEITTTTTSSVWVVSDGTVTKTTLDPAALGVPRATATDLRGGDAASNAQVVRELVGGKPGAVRDAVLINAAAALAAFSGFSGSLEDDLRAGLTRAAEAVDSGAAAALLDRWIAFR; encoded by the coding sequence GTGACCACCCCGGTCCCCCGCACCTGGCCGCCGCTGCTGAAGCAGCTCGTCGCACGCGTCGACCTGTCCGAGGAGGACACGGCGTGGGCGATGGACCAGATCATGAGCGGCGCGGCGAGCCCGGCCCGGATCGCCGGGTTCGCGGTGGCGTTGCGCGCCAAGGGCGAAACGCCGTCCGAGATCGCGGGCATGGCGGCGACGATGCTGGCGCACGCCCGGAAGGTCGAGCTGGACCGGCCGGCGGTCGACATCGTCGGCACCGGCGGCGACGGCTCGAACTCGGTCAACATCTCGACGATGGCGACGATCGTCACGGCGGCGGCCGGCGCCCCGGTGGCCAAGCACGGCAACCGCAGCGCGTCGTCGAAGTCCGGCGCGGCGGACGTGCTGGAGGCCCTCGGCGTCACGATCTCGCTGCCGCCCGAAGACGTCCAGCGCAGCCTCACCGAGGTCGGCGTGGGGTTCTTCCTGGCGTCGGCGTTCCACCCGGCCCTGCGCCACGCGGGCCCGGTCCGCGGCGAGCTCGGCATCCCGACGACGTTCAACCTGCTGGGCCCGCTGACGAACCCGGCCCAGCCGGGCAGCGCGCTGATCGGCTGCGCGTACGAGGACAAGACGCACGTGCTGGCCGAGGTGTTCGCCCGCCGGGGAACCCGTGCCCTGATCGTCCGCGGCGACGACGGCCTCGACGAAATCACCACGACGACGACGTCGTCGGTGTGGGTGGTGTCGGACGGAACGGTGACGAAGACGACGCTGGACCCGGCCGCACTGGGCGTCCCCCGCGCGACGGCAACGGACCTGCGCGGCGGGGACGCCGCTTCGAACGCTCAGGTGGTCCGTGAGCTGGTGGGCGGCAAGCCGGGGGCCGTCCGGGACGCGGTGCTGATCAACGCGGCAGCGGCCTTGGCGGCGTTTTCGGGGTTCTCGGGGTCCCTCGAGGACGACCTGCGCGCCGGGTTGACGCGGGCCGCCGAGGCCGTCGATTCCGGGGCTGCCGCGGCACTGCTGGACCGCTGGATCGCCTTCCGCTGA
- a CDS encoding GlxA family transcriptional regulator, translated as MDVDRVAVVLADHVSPFELGVACEVFGTDRSADGIEGWEFGVCSPSGADVGSWSGFGLSGLRDLSFAESADLLIVPTCAPRTAPPPEPVLDVLRDAAARGAWVAGFCAGVFTLGYAGLLDGRRCTVHWVYEAEFRARFPTASVDTQALYADDGGVFTSAGTVAAVDLCLHLVRRLRGVTAATKLARRMVAAPFRAGGQAQFVQAPVPSVPDDSVVAEALEWVERRLDQPFTVAELARRSGLGERTFLRRFSAATGTTPHRWLTERRLDRAQALLEEGRLSVEDIATACGYASAAALRHQFSRLRGTSPTSYRTAFRG; from the coding sequence ATGGACGTCGACCGGGTCGCGGTGGTGCTCGCGGACCACGTTTCACCGTTCGAGCTGGGCGTCGCGTGCGAGGTCTTCGGCACCGACCGCAGCGCCGACGGCATCGAGGGCTGGGAGTTCGGGGTCTGCTCGCCGTCGGGTGCCGATGTGGGCAGCTGGTCCGGGTTCGGGTTGTCCGGGCTGCGGGACCTTTCCTTCGCGGAGTCCGCGGACTTGCTGATCGTGCCGACGTGCGCACCCCGGACGGCACCACCACCCGAGCCGGTCCTGGACGTCCTGCGCGACGCGGCGGCGCGGGGTGCGTGGGTGGCGGGGTTCTGCGCGGGCGTGTTCACGCTGGGCTACGCGGGCCTGCTCGACGGCCGCCGCTGCACGGTCCACTGGGTGTACGAGGCGGAATTCCGCGCCCGCTTCCCGACGGCGTCCGTGGACACCCAGGCGCTCTATGCCGACGACGGTGGGGTGTTCACGAGCGCGGGCACGGTGGCGGCGGTCGACCTGTGCCTGCACCTGGTCCGGCGCCTGCGCGGCGTCACGGCGGCGACGAAGCTGGCGCGCCGGATGGTGGCGGCGCCGTTCCGGGCGGGCGGGCAGGCCCAGTTCGTCCAGGCGCCGGTGCCGTCCGTTCCCGACGACTCGGTGGTGGCGGAAGCGCTGGAGTGGGTGGAGCGGCGGCTGGACCAGCCGTTCACGGTGGCCGAACTGGCCCGCCGGAGTGGGCTGGGCGAACGGACGTTCCTGCGCCGCTTCTCGGCGGCGACGGGAACGACACCACACCGGTGGCTGACGGAGCGGCGCCTGGACCGCGCCCAGGCCCTGCTGGAGGAGGGACGGCTGTCGGTGGAGGACATCGCGACGGCGTGCGGGTACGCGTCGGCGGCGGCGCTGCGGCACCAGTTCAGCCGGTTGCGGGGCACGAGTCCGACCTCCTACCGCACGGCTTTCCGCGGCTGA